A genomic region of Micromonospora sp. NBRC 110009 contains the following coding sequences:
- a CDS encoding UvrD-helicase domain-containing protein: MPHLALAKSFWQSYDVLEKPIRAGVRKAMEKFQQLTIAELYADKGLHLESVNNARDSRMRTIRITDFWRGVVLAPDDGSDTFLLLNVVPHDDAYTWAANRLYTVNSATRGLEVRDVVAIEQITQAMEKAAPQARALLFARHSDTVLRDLGIDDQVLRAARTVVDKPQLEAFGTLLPEDQFEVLQYLAEGFSPDEVYRDVVAERRPAHATQERSENLATAIANTTTRMMLVTRPDELAEILEKPFAAWRVFLHPSQRRTAYRMSYRGPAQVTGGPGTGKTVVALHRVKHLLSRSSDSRILLTTYTNALAAALRENLALLLDDEKQLARVEVTTVNAFANRTVRALAGRVPTPVGDVDERQVWRRVCRRLTLPWPEQFLAQEYRHVVLAHDIRSREAYREVSRRGRGTALGPRQRDRVWDAVEMFTAELAAAGTVTHLQVCARAADLLQHADLAMHGFQHVVVDEAQDLHPTQWRVLRAAAAPGPDDLFITGDPHQRIYDSRVSLNSLGISVAGRSSRLRINYRSTEEILSWSTEVLSGSRVEDLGGDGEDSLTGYRSLLHGKRPHAQGYANIHAEMRALVKRVREWLDQGVAASEIAVCARFNTTLNTVHDELTAAGVPAVRVRDQPGAAVDGVRLATMHAMKGLEFRCVAMVGITARALPFEKEVTPAEVDQVQHDNDLLRERCLLFVASTRAREALHVSWSGSPSPFLEFAAGGD; this comes from the coding sequence ATGCCTCATCTTGCTCTAGCGAAGAGCTTCTGGCAGAGCTACGACGTCCTGGAAAAGCCGATCAGAGCCGGCGTGCGCAAGGCGATGGAAAAGTTTCAGCAGCTCACCATCGCCGAGCTGTACGCCGACAAGGGGCTGCACCTTGAGTCGGTGAACAATGCCAGAGACTCGCGCATGCGCACCATCCGAATCACCGATTTCTGGCGCGGAGTGGTGCTGGCACCTGACGACGGCAGCGATACCTTTCTGCTGCTCAACGTCGTGCCACACGATGACGCGTATACCTGGGCGGCGAATCGGCTCTACACCGTCAACAGCGCGACCCGTGGCCTGGAGGTCCGCGACGTCGTCGCCATCGAACAGATCACCCAGGCGATGGAAAAGGCGGCGCCGCAGGCCCGGGCGTTGCTGTTCGCCCGCCACTCGGACACGGTGCTACGGGACCTCGGCATCGACGACCAGGTGCTGCGAGCGGCCCGGACCGTCGTCGACAAGCCGCAGCTCGAAGCGTTCGGAACGCTGCTACCCGAGGACCAGTTCGAGGTGCTGCAGTACCTTGCCGAGGGGTTCTCACCCGACGAGGTCTACCGAGACGTCGTGGCGGAACGCCGGCCGGCGCACGCCACTCAGGAGAGGAGTGAGAACCTGGCGACGGCGATCGCCAACACCACCACTCGCATGATGCTGGTGACTCGACCCGACGAACTGGCCGAGATTCTCGAAAAGCCCTTTGCCGCCTGGCGCGTCTTCCTGCACCCATCACAGCGGCGCACCGCCTATCGCATGTCCTACCGCGGGCCGGCGCAGGTAACCGGCGGCCCGGGAACCGGCAAGACGGTGGTCGCCCTGCACCGGGTCAAGCACCTACTGTCCCGCTCGTCCGACAGCCGGATTCTGCTCACCACGTACACCAATGCTCTGGCCGCCGCCCTGCGCGAGAACCTGGCGCTACTCCTCGACGACGAAAAGCAACTGGCGCGCGTGGAGGTGACCACCGTCAACGCCTTCGCGAACCGTACTGTCCGCGCCCTTGCCGGACGGGTGCCCACACCCGTCGGGGACGTGGACGAGCGGCAGGTCTGGCGGCGCGTGTGCCGGCGGCTGACGCTGCCGTGGCCGGAGCAGTTCCTCGCCCAGGAGTACCGCCACGTGGTGCTGGCGCATGACATCCGCAGCCGTGAGGCGTACCGGGAGGTCAGCCGGCGGGGGAGAGGGACGGCCTTGGGGCCGCGCCAGCGAGACCGCGTGTGGGACGCCGTGGAGATGTTCACGGCGGAGCTTGCGGCCGCTGGCACCGTCACACACCTTCAGGTGTGCGCGCGGGCGGCCGACCTACTGCAGCACGCTGACCTCGCCATGCATGGCTTCCAGCACGTGGTGGTGGACGAGGCACAGGATCTCCACCCAACTCAGTGGCGGGTGCTGCGTGCTGCGGCCGCGCCCGGTCCTGACGATCTTTTCATCACCGGCGACCCACACCAACGCATCTACGACTCCAGAGTGTCACTCAACTCTCTGGGCATCTCGGTTGCCGGACGTAGCAGCCGGCTGCGTATCAACTACCGCAGCACCGAGGAGATCCTGTCCTGGTCGACGGAGGTGCTGAGCGGATCGCGAGTCGAGGATCTTGGCGGAGACGGTGAGGACAGCCTCACCGGCTACCGATCCCTGCTGCACGGCAAGCGGCCGCACGCTCAGGGATACGCCAACATCCACGCCGAGATGCGTGCCCTCGTGAAGCGGGTGCGGGAGTGGCTGGATCAGGGTGTCGCGGCGAGCGAGATTGCCGTCTGCGCTCGATTCAATACCACCCTCAATACGGTGCACGACGAGCTGACCGCCGCCGGTGTACCGGCGGTACGTGTGCGAGACCAACCGGGCGCGGCCGTTGACGGGGTGCGACTGGCCACCATGCACGCCATGAAGGGTCTGGAATTCCGCTGCGTGGCGATGGTCGGGATCACCGCCCGGGCCCTGCCGTTCGAGAAGGAGGTCACCCCCGCCGAGGTTGACCAGGTGCAGCACGACAACGATCTGCTCCGCGAGCGCTGCCTACTCTTCGTCGCCAGTACACGCGCCCGGGAGGCCCTGCACGTCTCGTGGAGTGGTAGCCCCAGCCCCTTCCTAGAGTTTGCAGCCGGCGGCGACTGA
- a CDS encoding helix-turn-helix transcriptional regulator, producing the protein MLRLVASQEIQEMLGVSRTRAYQITNSKSFPDPVAVLSVGRIWRAEDVERWIKAHRRDLADSEE; encoded by the coding sequence ATGCTTCGGCTGGTGGCGAGCCAGGAGATTCAGGAGATGCTGGGCGTCTCACGTACGCGCGCCTACCAGATCACCAACTCAAAGTCCTTCCCCGATCCCGTAGCTGTCCTGTCCGTCGGGCGCATCTGGCGCGCGGAGGACGTGGAACGGTGGATCAAGGCCCACCGGCGGGATCTGGCGGACTCGGAGGAGTAG
- a CDS encoding DivIVA domain-containing protein, whose translation MNVGNQRSVPASSGVTYRSHTYASLLPWQVRERRFPPARLGRRGLNPDQVYAFLDRVAADMLALHAEITKQRQENLRIKAALRRWQSEHAERVR comes from the coding sequence ATGAACGTCGGCAACCAGAGGTCAGTTCCGGCAAGCAGTGGCGTGACCTACCGCTCCCACACCTACGCGAGTCTGCTGCCTTGGCAGGTGCGTGAGCGCCGCTTCCCGCCCGCCCGCCTCGGTCGCCGCGGCCTCAACCCGGATCAGGTGTACGCCTTCCTGGACCGGGTGGCTGCTGACATGCTGGCCCTCCACGCGGAGATCACAAAGCAGCGCCAAGAGAACCTTCGGATCAAGGCGGCGTTGCGCCGATGGCAGTCCGAGCACGCCGAGCGTGTTCGGTGA
- a CDS encoding DUF429 domain-containing protein produces MLTAGIDLAAENTNTAVAWIRWTATGAVLEELVVGAGDDELLRASSAADKTGIDCPLGWPEPFVEFIIAHHRGELAAPTDLIGRDWRRKLAWRRTDVVTHELTGRLSLSVAADRIAHTAMRCAAVLARLAEDGHPVDRSGGGTVVEVYPAASLKQWGLPYQGYKGRQNSGALNDLMDQLTTDAPWLQLGAFEPTCRRSDHAIDAVVAALTARAAAVGQATRPSADDMPAATTEGWIALPTTPLTSLTTASANG; encoded by the coding sequence ATGCTGACAGCGGGGATCGACCTTGCGGCGGAGAACACCAACACCGCGGTGGCCTGGATCCGGTGGACGGCGACCGGAGCCGTGCTGGAGGAGCTGGTCGTCGGCGCCGGCGATGATGAGCTGCTGCGAGCGTCGTCGGCGGCGGACAAGACCGGGATCGACTGTCCGCTGGGCTGGCCGGAGCCGTTCGTGGAGTTCATCATCGCCCACCACCGTGGCGAACTGGCCGCCCCGACCGACCTGATCGGGCGTGACTGGCGCAGGAAACTGGCCTGGCGCCGCACCGACGTGGTGACCCACGAGCTGACCGGTCGCCTCTCGCTCAGCGTCGCCGCGGATCGAATCGCGCACACGGCCATGCGATGTGCCGCGGTGCTGGCGCGGCTCGCCGAGGACGGGCACCCCGTGGACCGCAGCGGCGGCGGAACAGTGGTCGAGGTCTACCCTGCGGCATCGCTGAAACAGTGGGGGCTCCCCTACCAGGGATACAAGGGGCGGCAGAACAGCGGTGCACTGAACGATCTGATGGACCAGCTGACCACCGATGCGCCGTGGCTGCAGCTCGGCGCCTTCGAGCCGACATGCCGGCGCAGCGACCACGCCATTGACGCTGTCGTGGCTGCCCTGACCGCTCGTGCGGCTGCCGTCGGCCAAGCCACCCGTCCCAGCGCCGATGACATGCCCGCCGCCACCACCGAGGGCTGGATCGCCCTACCGACCACACCACTGACGAGCCTCACCACCGCAAGCGCGAACGGTTGA